In one Dermacentor variabilis isolate Ectoservices chromosome 4, ASM5094787v1, whole genome shotgun sequence genomic region, the following are encoded:
- the LOC142578163 gene encoding uncharacterized protein LOC142578163, translating into MQVSRTYHSFGKKSSNYFLIQLPSPWCCATIAIECVHVIRSLLLLSGDVETNPGPPGIEDVMSELGKLASGQSKLITEVLDLKSKLLTTDKTLSDLSKRMTDLERHYKAISTLRSDLDTIRIDATQMAGQIARLATQMDDNENRSRRNNLIFYNISDPNPKETFAESEKIVIRHCTEHLNFVIDPNQIDRAHRLGRHTEGRARPLIVKFNHFKTKESLLSNGTKFKGSNFSVGEDFPQPIRIARKNLIAFAKSKSTSYSLRFKTLHIGTKRYVFDHSTESVKEIS; encoded by the coding sequence ATGCAGGTCAGTAGGACGTATCATTCTTTCGGGAAAAAATCCAGTAACTACTTCCTAATACAGCTACCGAGCCCATGGTGCTGCGCTACAATTGCTATTGAATGTGTTCATGTCATACGGTCTTTGTTGCTTTTGTCGGGTGATGTAGAAACTAACCCTGGCCCTCCCGGTATTGAAGACGTAATGTCTGAATTAGGAAAGCTAGCTTCTGGCCAGTCAAAACTTATCACCGAAGTACTAGACCTAAAAAGCAAGTTACTAACAACAGACAAAACCCTATCGGATTTAAGTAAACGCATGACTGACTTAGAAAGGCATTACAAAGCCATTTCAACACTACGAAGTGACCTTGATACCATAAGAATAGATGCCACCCAAATGGCAGGTCAGATCGCACGCCTTGCTACGCAGATGGATGATAACGAAAACAGGTCACGCCGTAATAATCTAATATTTTATAACATCTCCGATCCTAACCCGAAAGAAACATTTGCAGAATCTGAAAAAATCGTCATCCGCCACTGCACTGAACACTTGAACTTCGTCATTGATCCCAACCAAATTGACCGTGCGCATCGCCTTGGACGCCATACAGAAGGCCGCGCTCGGCCACTTATCGTAAAATTTAATCATTTCAAAACTAAAGAGTCTCTACTTTCTAATGGCACTAAATTTAAGGGAAGCAATTTCAGCGTCGGAGAAGATTTCCCTCAACCCATCAGAATTGCTCGTAAAAACCTTATTGCTTTCGCTAAATCGAAATCCACGTCCTACTCTCTCCGCTTCAAAACATTACATATAGGTACTAAACGATACGTGTTTGACCATTCCACAGAATCTGTTAAGGAAATATCGTAG